In Zingiber officinale cultivar Zhangliang chromosome 8B, Zo_v1.1, whole genome shotgun sequence, a single genomic region encodes these proteins:
- the LOC122016716 gene encoding auxilin-related protein 2-like, which translates to MDEVTTILARDFGLRPQGKSAPMAASKPANLASRSAAEKSSWSNPVSWGIPDSSDDPFIGNLGLGSHSSRSQPAFDDIFGGPPVHLNPAASSGGLASSSPPDVFDSLLDGFGGSGVKSSSVPGVFDAFPGVNSSPVNYGDDDVFFSISSGSNHAPKPSMDDLLENLGKPTRKSKSLNDGKEQNFSGTEKLIPGFGWPSRPPEKRNPPKINLPKPPVSSSQPITTVMEDPFGAFETKETTDLESFFSMGKSARTTCKQPTAASAETIFDFPAQDIGINGGTNRTSQRSSPTIKKASSTPSFLHDEPFDFWGPPSSVEFEEIEGESEERRKARLDRHQRTLNRVAKALSEKNERDMQIEHEQAVRQSIAGVRTAEIKQWAAGKEGNLRALLSTMQYVLWPECGWEPVSLTDVITAAAVKKVYRKATLCVHPDKVQQRGATLEQKYIAEKVFDLLKEAWKKFNTEELS; encoded by the exons ATGGATGAGGTCACGACCATCCTCGCCAGGGATTTCGGCTTGCGGCCGCAGGGCAAGTCCGCCCCGATGGCCGCATCCAAGCCCGCTAATCTTGCTTCCCGATCGGCAGCCGAAAAATCCTCCTGGAGTAATCCGGTTTCCTGGGGCATCCCTGACTCCTCCGACGATCCGTTTATCGGCAATTTGGGTCTTGGAAGTCACAGCAGCCGGAGCCAGCCAGCTTTCGACGATATATTCGGGGGCCCGCCGGTTCATTTGAATCCTGCGGCTTCCTCGGGTGGGTTGGCGTCTTCCTCGCCGCCTGATGTCTTTGATTCCTTACTGGACGGTTTCGGGGGCTCCGGTGTGAAATCCTCTTCTGTGCCTGGTGTATTCGATGCGTTTCCTGGTGTAAATAGTTCGCCGGTTAACTACGGTGATGATGACGTATTCTTTTCCATCTCATCGGGATCAAATCATGCTCCAAAGCCTTCAATGGATGATCTTCTTGAGAATCTTGGAAAACCAACGAGAAAGTCTAAGAGTTTGAATGACGGAAAAGAGCAGAACTTTTCTGGCACTGAGAAGTTGATTCCTGGGTTTGGCTGGCCTAGTCGGCCCCCCGAGAAGAG GAATCCTCCAAAAATTAACCTACCGAAGCCTCCTGTTTCATCATCTCAGCCAATAACCACTGTAATGGAGGATCCTTTTGGTGCTTTCGAAACAAAAGAGACTACTGATCTCGAGTCTTTCTTTTCTATGGGTAAATCCGCAAGGACTACATGCAAGCAACCGACTGCAGCTTCAGCA GAAACCATCTTTGACTTTCCAGCTCAAGACATAGGCATTAATGGTGGGACAAATAGGACTTCTCAACGCTCTTCGCCTACCATCAAGAAGGCATCTTCCACACCTAGTTTTTTGCATGATGAACCTTTTGATTTTTGGG GTCCTCCATCATCTGTAGAATTTGAAGAAATTGAAGGAGAGagtgaagaaagaagaaaagctaGGCTAGATCGGCACCAGAGAACTCTTAATCGTGTG GCAAAAGCTTTGTCAGAAAAAAATGAGCGTGATATGCAAATTGAGCATGAGCAGGCTGTAAGACAA AGTATTGCAGGAGTACGAACTGCTGAAATAAAACAATGGGCTGCTGGGAAAGAAGGAAATTTACGTGCATTATTATCAACAATGCAATAT GTACTTTGGCCAGAATGTGGCTGGGAACCTGTATCGTTGACGGATGTGATCACTGCTGCTGCAGTGAAAAAAGTTTATAGAAAGGCAACCTTGTGTGTCCATCCAGATAAGGTGCAACAGAGGGGTGCAACTCTTGAACAAAAGTATATTGCTGAGAAAGTGTTTGATCTTCTTAAG GAAGCTTGGAAAAAGTTCAACACCGAAGAGCTCTCTTAA
- the LOC122014571 gene encoding protein LURP-one-related 17-like: MESSPEPCTLFSSAPVQYLTVWRKSLLFNGHGYTVYDDADGSIVFRVEDYAHDWRRHALLMDRHGNVLLTVRRCRCNQILNLWESWKAYKGDEDAQMITKGERRRPLFKATKDLGSSSCTISMFTEQGSPRSSSLGYQMSWSRTKEWFTIYQVAPINTLVAEASRKYGSSTPKKLLDKDVLALRVFPGMDRALAMAMIMITNSMR; the protein is encoded by the exons atggagtcgtcgccggagccGTGCACATTATTCTCGTCGGCGCCGGTGCAATATCTTACGGTGTGGCGCAAGTCGCTGCTGTTCAACGGCCATGGCTACACGGTGTATGACGACGCCGACGGAAGCATCGTCTTCCGCGTCGAAGACTACGCCCACGACTGGCGCCGCCACGCCCTCCTCATGGACCGCCACGGCAACGTCCTCCTCACCGTTCGCCGCTGCCGTTGCAAC CAGATACTAAACTTGTGGGAGAGTTGGAAAGCCTACAAGGGAGACGAAGATGCACAGATGATCACTAAGGGTGAAAGGCGGAGGCCATTGTTTAAGGCAACTAAAGACTTGGGGAGTTCTAGTTGCACCATCTCCATGTTCACCGAACAAGGATCACCGAGGTCGTCTTCTTTAGGTTATCAGATGAGCTGGTCGCGCACGAAGGAATGGTTTACGATATATCAAGTTGCTCCAATAAACACACTCGTAGCTGAG GCAAGTAGAAAATATGGATCATCGACGCCGAAGAAATTACTCGACAAAGATGTTCTAGCACTGAGGGTGTTCCCCGGAATGGATCGAGCATTAGCAATGGCAATGATAATGATAACAAATTCAATGAGATAG
- the LOC122015487 gene encoding kinesin-like protein KIN-13A — translation MGGGQLQQGAAGGSAAAALYDHHPGTAAGPGGEDAVMARWLQSAGLQHLASPMASSDNRALPNLLMQGYGPQTMEEKQKLYKLFRNLNFNGESISEPYTPTAQSLGSTSAADGFYSPELRGEFGAGLLDLHAMDDTELLSDHVFSEPFEPSPFFPTKGLDDEYDPSSKQGRVDGNIRPLDNEKEINTKENNVAKIKVVVRKRPLNKKERSRKEDDIVTVNDNACLTVHEPKLKVDLTAYVERHEFCFDAVLDEHVTNDEVYRATVEPIIPIIFERTKATCFAYGQTGSGKTYTMQPLPLRAAEDIVRLLNQPVYRNQKFKLWLSYFEIYGGKLFDLLCDRRKLCMREDGKQQVCIVGLQEFEVTDVLMVKEFIEKGNGSRSTGSTGANEESSRSHAILQLAIKKHKEVEDNRRQKENNDSRGVKVIGKISFIDLAGSERGADTTDNDRQTRIEGAEINKSLLALKECIRALDNDQLHIPFRGSKLTEVLRDSFVGNSRTVMISCISPNAGSCEHTLNTLRYADRVKSLSKSGNARKDQAPAPLVPSGKESAPSSQFTVDADEQNQGPNAVELPKSNAEFFFQASSELDRNSLGMTNYFPSGREERMQVPGSFDSERAEMKFKNAGYGNKPYSIQNSLDTQDEDKVSKVSPPRRKLPKEEKSERQNNWSRKESGPQLVSSSHKQQQVFDSSSEIPSKKYDQEVSCNDDEINALLEEEDALIAAHRKEIENTMEIVREEMNLLAEIDQPGSFIDNYVTQLNFVLSRKAAGLVSLQARLARFQQRLKEHEILSRKKGPK, via the exons ATGGGTGGTGGCCAGTTGCAGCAGGGCGCCGCCGGCGGCAGCGCGGCGGCCGCTCTGTATGACCATCACCCTGGCACTGCGGCTGGCCCCGGCGGCGAGGATGCTGTGATGGCACGGTGGCTCCAATCCGCTGGGCTTCAGCACCTGGCGTCGCCCATGGCGTCGTCTGACAATCGCGCGCTTCCGAATCTCCTGATGCAG GGCTATGGACCGCAgactatggaggagaagcagaaactCTATAAGCTTTTCAGGAATTTGAATTTCAATGGGGAGTCTATTTCTGAACCCTATACTCCAACAGCACAAAGTCTGGGCAGCACGAGTGCAGCAGATGGTTTTTATTCACCTGAATTAAGAGGGGAGTTTGGAGCGGGACTTTTGGATCTTCATGCAATGGATGACACTGAGCTTCTTTCAGAT CATGTCTTTTCCGAACCATTTGAGCCATCCCCGTTCTTTCCCACTAAGGGGCTTGATGATGAATACGATCCATCTTCTAAACAAGGACGTGTGGATGGTAATATCAGGCCATTGGACAATGAAAAAGAGATTAACACTAAAGAGAACAATGTTGCAAAGATCAAAGTTGTG GTCCGTAAAAGACCTCTAAACAAGAAAGAGAGATCCCGAAAGGAGGATGACATTGTCACTGTAAATGACAATGCTTGTTTAACTGTCCATGAGCCTAAGTTAAAG GTTGATTTGACTGCATATGTGGAAAGACATGAGTTCTGTTTTGATGCTGTTTTGGATGAGCATGTTACTAATGATGAG GTATATCGTGCGACAGTTGAGCCAATTATACCCATCATCTTTGAGCGAACAAAAGCAACCTGCTTTGCTTATGGCCAAACAG GCAGTGGAAAGACATATACCATGCAACCTTTGCCGCTCCGAGCTGCAGAAGACATTGTTCGCTTGTTAAATCAACCCGTTTACCGCAATCAAAAGTTTAAACTATGGCTTAGTTACTTTGAGATATACGGTGGAAAGCTCTTTGATCTTCTTTGTGATCGAAG GAAACTTTGCATGAGAGAAGATGGGAAGCAACAAGTTTGCATTGTTGGACTACAGGAATTTGAGGTCACAGATGTTCTGATGGTTAAGGAATTTATTGAGAAAGGAAATGGTTCAAGAAGCACTGGTTCTACTGGAGCTAATGAGGAATCATCAAGATCCCATGCTATTTTGCAGTTGGCTATTAAGAAACACAAGGAAGTAGAAGATAACAGACGACAGAAAGAAAATAATGATTCACGAGGTGTCAAAGTCATTGGAAAGATTTCTTTTATTGATCTTGCTGGGAGTGAGCGAGGTGCTGATACAACAGACAATGATCGCCAAACAAG AATTGAGGGAGCAGAAATAAACAAGAGTCTTTTGGCATTAAAGGAATGCATACGTGCCCTAGACAATGATCAACTACATATCCCTTTTAGAGGGAGCAAATTGACTGAGGTGCTTCGTGATTCTTTTGTTGGCAATTCAAGAACTGTCATGATTTCATGCATTTCTCCCAATGCCGGTTCTTGTGAACATACTCTGAACACATTGAGATATGCTGACAG GGTTAAAAGTCTGTCCAAGAGTGGAAATGCTAGAAAAGATCAGGCACCTGCACCATTGGTTCCTTCAGGCAAGGAATCAGCACCATCATCTCAATTTACAGTTGATGCTGATGAACAAAATCAAGGTCCGAATGCAGTGGAATTGCCCAAGAGTAATGCAGAATTTTTTTTTCAGGCTTCATCTGAGCTCGATAGGAATTCTCTTGGAATGACAAATTACTTCCCTAGCGGAAGGGAAGAGAGAATGCAAGTACCAGGTTCTTTCGATAGTGAAAGAGCTGAGATGAAATTTAAGAATGCTGGTTATGGAAATAAACCATATTCTATTCAGAATTCACTTGACACCCAAGATGAAGATAAAGTATCAAAGGTTTCCCCACCTCGTAGAAAattgcccaaagaagaaaagagtgaGAGACAGAACAACTGGTCTAGAAAAGAGAGTGGACCTCAGTTGGTATCTTCTAGTCATAAGCAGCAGCAAGTATTTGATTCTTCTTCTGAGATCCCATCAAAAAAGTATGATCAGGAAGTTTCATGTAATGATGATGAAATAAATGCACTACTTGAG GAAGAGGATGCTCTTATAGCAGCTCATAGAAAGGAAATTGAGAATACAATGGAGATAGTACGTGAA